Proteins encoded by one window of Rutidosis leptorrhynchoides isolate AG116_Rl617_1_P2 chromosome 7, CSIRO_AGI_Rlap_v1, whole genome shotgun sequence:
- the LOC139857586 gene encoding E3 ubiquitin-protein ligase ATL6-like codes for MFQTPFTNPSSIFNSFNNYQKINMTKKSYYFTDLLILPLLSLILIQSFIPYVSAQPAPPPPGPYNYADFNPSIITIIVILVAALFLMGFFSIYIRRRGTDVGGSIRRALSMRRATAAQRGLDSTVIETFPTFVYSSVKGLKIGKGALECAVCLNEYEDEETLRLIPKCDHVFHPECIDAWFENHVTCPVCRANLVPEKRDSQEQTASDLELGVLDSTASEVNDNVLVTEQQEVEEPETQTESLNRNRSVKPNRPQILPKLFNKFRSHSTGHSLVQPGENLDRYTLRLPEDVRKQVVNRALLNRTGSTVRMAGEGSERRGYRTGGAISGRRKSYKRLESLDRVVVRSERWVMSRAPSFLSRAFSIRSPRTPSIVSGNGEASTSATTPKGSKMSDKIPLNNIGPKSC; via the coding sequence ATGTTCCAAACCCCTTTCACAAACCCTAGTTCCATCTTCAATTCTTTCAATAATTACCAAAAAATCAATATGACCAAAAAAAGCTACTACTTCACTGATTTACTAATTTTACCACTTTTGTCACTAATTTTAATCCAATCATTCATCCCCTATGTTTCAGCTCAACCAGCACCACCTCCACCAGGTCCCTACAATTACGCAGATTTCAACCCTTCAATCATCACCATAATCGTGATTCTAGTTGCAGCTTTGTTCCTTATGGGATTCTTTTCAATTTACATCCGCCGGCGTGGGACCGACGTCGGCGGAAGTATCCGTAGAGCTCTATCGATGCGCCGTGCAACTGCGGCGCAACGCGGTCTCGATTCAACAGTAATCGAGACGTTCCCGACCTTCGTTTATTCATCCGTGAAAGGACTGAAGATCGGGAAAGGCGCACTAGAATGCGCCGTGTGTTTAAACGAAtacgaagatgaagaaacacttaggtTAATTCCTAAGTGTGATCATGTTTTTCATCCTGAATGTATTGATGCGTGGTTCGAAAACCACGTGACGTGTCCTGTCTGTCGAGCTAATCTCGTTCCAGAAAAACGAGATTCGCAAGAACAGACAGCTTCTGATTTGGAATTAGGGGTTTTGGATTCAACGGCAAGTGAGGTAAACGACAACGTTTTGGTAACTGAACAACAAGAAGTTGAGGAACCGGAGACGCAAACGGAATCATTGAACAGGAACCGGAGTGTTAAACCGAACCGGCCTCAGATTCTTCCGAAGCTATTTAATAAATTCAGATCTCACTCGACCGGGCATTCACTGGTTCAACCGGGTGAGAATCTAGACCGTTATACTTTACGGTTACCTGAAGATGTAAGGAAGCAAGTAGTGAACCGGGCGTTGCTGAACCGGACAGGGAGTACGGTCCGGATGGCAGGGGAAGGTAGTGAAAGACGAGGGTATCGAACCGGAGGAGCAATAAGTGGCCGGAGGAAATCCTATAAACGGTTGGAGAGTTTGGACCGGGTTGTGGTTAGATCGGAACGATGGGTTATGTCTAGAGCACCGTCATTTTTGTCACGTGCGTTTTCGATTAGGTCTCCGAGGACTCCAAGTATTGTTTCCGGCAACGGCGAGGCGTCCACGTCAGCAACGACACCAAAAGGGTCAAAGATGTCGGATAAAATTCCACTGAATAATATTGGACCTAAAAGTTGTTGA